In a single window of the Panulirus ornatus isolate Po-2019 chromosome 23, ASM3632096v1, whole genome shotgun sequence genome:
- the RPA1 gene encoding replication protein A 70 kDa DNA-binding subunit isoform X2, whose protein sequence is MAELTRGAIAKIIEGSHPENPVLQIISMKRIPSGTQERFRLLVSDGQWSSSFAMLATQLNPKVDSGEVSNFCVMRMNRYVCNTVQENKKVLIILDLTVEKRGEEVGIKLGDPVNYDPNKNKAQQQQPQQHLPPSRPTSAVASPAQRGAPNLGISPSRTPAGANVLPIASLTPYQNRWTVCARVSNKSDIRTWSNSRGEGKLFSMDLLDESGEIRATAFNEQVDKFHDMIEINKVYYISGANLKTANKQYSTLNNDYEMSFNKMTEVTPCHELTSIPTMQFNFIPLDQLENVKKDSVVDVIGVCKETMDMSTVTQRSTGRELKKREVQIVDDTNREVRLTLWGTGAENFDGSQQPVLAVKGARLSDFNGCSLSLLSSSCLQINPDIREAHKLKGWFDNGGNVADTVNLSSQRGAGGGGSGGNFMTFVEAKAANLGGGDQADYYTNKASIVLMRKENSLYPACPSDSCNKKVIDMNNGLYRCEKCNREYDTFNWRLMLSANIADFTDNLWITAFQDQAEVMLGITAQELGTMRESNPEAFQSIFTAAAFQTFTFKLRVKMETYNDETRLKSTVVSCNPVDPKEYNRRLISEIKQMSGQT, encoded by the exons ATGGCTGAATTAACCAGAGGAGCAATAGCA aAAATTATTGAGGGTTCTCACCCTGAAAATCCAGTTCTTCAAATCATA TCAATGAAACGCATACCGAGTGGTACACAAGAACGGTTTCGTCTTCTGGTGTCCGATGGCCAGTGGTCAAGCAGCTTTGCAATGCTTGCCACACAGCTAAATCCTAAAGTTGACAGTGGAGAAGTTTCCAATTTCTGCGTAATGCGAATGAATCGTTATGTTTGTAATACAGTTCAGGAGAATAAGAAG GTCCTGATCATTCTTGATCTAACTGTGGAAAAGCGTGGAGAAGAAGTCGGTATCAAACTGGGAGACCCTGTGAACTATGACCCCAATAAGAATaaagcacaacaacaacagccacagCAACATCTACCACCTTCTCGACCCACATCTGCCGTGGCTTCACCTG CACAGCGCGGTGCACCAAATTTAGGAATTTCCCCTTCCCGAACACCAGCAGGTGCCAACGTTCTCCCAATTGCTTCTCTCACTCCATACCAGAATAG ATGGACTGTCTGTGCTCGTGTTAGCAACAAGTCAGATATTCGAACTTGGTCCAACTCTAGGGGAGAGGGCAAGCTCTTCTCAATGGACCTTCTTGACGAATCTGGGGAGATACGTGCCACAGCCTTTAATGAGCAAGTGGATAAATTTCATGATATGATTGAG ATTAACAAGGTATATTACATCAGTGGTGCCAATCTTAAAACTGCCAATAAGCAGTATTCCACTCTCAACAATGATTATGAAATGTCCTTCAATAAAATGACTGAG gtAACACCATGCCATGAACTCACATCCATACCAACTATGCAGTTCAACTTCATTCCTCTAGATCAACTTGAGAATGTGAAGAAAGATTCAGTTGTAG ATGTTATTGGAGTATGTAAGGAGACCATGGACATGAGTACTGTGACGCAAAGATCAACTGGCCGTGAActgaagaagagagaggtgcagaTTGTTGATGATACAAATAGAGAA GTACGATTGACACTCTGGGGAACTGGGGCAGAAAATTTTGATGGATCACAACAACCTGTCCTTGCTGTAAAGGGTGCAAGATTGTCAGACTTCAATGGATGTTCTTTGTCACTCCTCTCCTCATCATGCCTTCAG ATTAACCCTGACATTCGAGAGGCCCACAAACTGAAAGGATGGTTTGATAATGGGGGGAATGTTGCAGATACTGTAAACCTTTCAAGTCAGAGAGGtgcaggtggtggag GCTCCGGGGGTAACTTCATGACATTTGTGGAAGCTAAAGCTGCAAACCTAGGAGGTGGAGACCAAGCTGATTATTATACAAACAAAGCATCCATTGTATTGATGCGCAAGGAAAATTCTCTCTACCCTGCTTGCCCATCTGATAGTTGCAACAAGAAGGTTATTGACATGAACAATGGCCTCTACAGGTGTGAAAAGTGCAACCGCGAGTATGACACATTTAATTGGAGACTTATGTTATCA GCCAATATTGCAGACTTTACAGACAATTTGTGGATAACAGCATTTCAAGATCAAGCTGAGGTTATGCTTGGAATTACTGCACAAGAACTTGGTACCATGAGAGAAAGTAACCCTGAAGCATTCCAGAGCATCTTCACAGCTGCAGCATTCCAAACTTTTACTTTCAAACTACGTGTCAAAATGGAGACATATAAT
- the RPA1 gene encoding replication protein A 70 kDa DNA-binding subunit isoform X1, protein MAELTRGAIAKIIEGSHPENPVLQIISMKRIPSGTQERFRLLVSDGQWSSSFAMLATQLNPKVDSGEVSNFCVMRMNRYVCNTVQENKKVLIILDLTVEKRGEEVGIKLGDPVNYDPNKNKAQQQQPQQHLPPSRPTSAVASPDGIQQRTPLAQRGAPNLGISPSRTPAGANVLPIASLTPYQNRWTVCARVSNKSDIRTWSNSRGEGKLFSMDLLDESGEIRATAFNEQVDKFHDMIEINKVYYISGANLKTANKQYSTLNNDYEMSFNKMTEVTPCHELTSIPTMQFNFIPLDQLENVKKDSVVDVIGVCKETMDMSTVTQRSTGRELKKREVQIVDDTNREVRLTLWGTGAENFDGSQQPVLAVKGARLSDFNGCSLSLLSSSCLQINPDIREAHKLKGWFDNGGNVADTVNLSSQRGAGGGGSGGNFMTFVEAKAANLGGGDQADYYTNKASIVLMRKENSLYPACPSDSCNKKVIDMNNGLYRCEKCNREYDTFNWRLMLSANIADFTDNLWITAFQDQAEVMLGITAQELGTMRESNPEAFQSIFTAAAFQTFTFKLRVKMETYNDETRLKSTVVSCNPVDPKEYNRRLISEIKQMSGQT, encoded by the exons ATGGCTGAATTAACCAGAGGAGCAATAGCA aAAATTATTGAGGGTTCTCACCCTGAAAATCCAGTTCTTCAAATCATA TCAATGAAACGCATACCGAGTGGTACACAAGAACGGTTTCGTCTTCTGGTGTCCGATGGCCAGTGGTCAAGCAGCTTTGCAATGCTTGCCACACAGCTAAATCCTAAAGTTGACAGTGGAGAAGTTTCCAATTTCTGCGTAATGCGAATGAATCGTTATGTTTGTAATACAGTTCAGGAGAATAAGAAG GTCCTGATCATTCTTGATCTAACTGTGGAAAAGCGTGGAGAAGAAGTCGGTATCAAACTGGGAGACCCTGTGAACTATGACCCCAATAAGAATaaagcacaacaacaacagccacagCAACATCTACCACCTTCTCGACCCACATCTGCCGTGGCTTCACCTG ATGGGATCCAACAACGTACTCCTCTAGCACAGCGCGGTGCACCAAATTTAGGAATTTCCCCTTCCCGAACACCAGCAGGTGCCAACGTTCTCCCAATTGCTTCTCTCACTCCATACCAGAATAG ATGGACTGTCTGTGCTCGTGTTAGCAACAAGTCAGATATTCGAACTTGGTCCAACTCTAGGGGAGAGGGCAAGCTCTTCTCAATGGACCTTCTTGACGAATCTGGGGAGATACGTGCCACAGCCTTTAATGAGCAAGTGGATAAATTTCATGATATGATTGAG ATTAACAAGGTATATTACATCAGTGGTGCCAATCTTAAAACTGCCAATAAGCAGTATTCCACTCTCAACAATGATTATGAAATGTCCTTCAATAAAATGACTGAG gtAACACCATGCCATGAACTCACATCCATACCAACTATGCAGTTCAACTTCATTCCTCTAGATCAACTTGAGAATGTGAAGAAAGATTCAGTTGTAG ATGTTATTGGAGTATGTAAGGAGACCATGGACATGAGTACTGTGACGCAAAGATCAACTGGCCGTGAActgaagaagagagaggtgcagaTTGTTGATGATACAAATAGAGAA GTACGATTGACACTCTGGGGAACTGGGGCAGAAAATTTTGATGGATCACAACAACCTGTCCTTGCTGTAAAGGGTGCAAGATTGTCAGACTTCAATGGATGTTCTTTGTCACTCCTCTCCTCATCATGCCTTCAG ATTAACCCTGACATTCGAGAGGCCCACAAACTGAAAGGATGGTTTGATAATGGGGGGAATGTTGCAGATACTGTAAACCTTTCAAGTCAGAGAGGtgcaggtggtggag GCTCCGGGGGTAACTTCATGACATTTGTGGAAGCTAAAGCTGCAAACCTAGGAGGTGGAGACCAAGCTGATTATTATACAAACAAAGCATCCATTGTATTGATGCGCAAGGAAAATTCTCTCTACCCTGCTTGCCCATCTGATAGTTGCAACAAGAAGGTTATTGACATGAACAATGGCCTCTACAGGTGTGAAAAGTGCAACCGCGAGTATGACACATTTAATTGGAGACTTATGTTATCA GCCAATATTGCAGACTTTACAGACAATTTGTGGATAACAGCATTTCAAGATCAAGCTGAGGTTATGCTTGGAATTACTGCACAAGAACTTGGTACCATGAGAGAAAGTAACCCTGAAGCATTCCAGAGCATCTTCACAGCTGCAGCATTCCAAACTTTTACTTTCAAACTACGTGTCAAAATGGAGACATATAAT